DNA from Rhodobacteraceae bacterium M382:
CCCCAAGAGCTTCGACCAGAAAATCGGACGCCCCGTTGATCACCATAGGCTGTTGGGTGAAATCGGCCGTCGAGTTGACGAAACCACCCAGTTTGACCACCTTGACCAGCCGATCCAGATCGCCATCACAGGCGGCCTTGACCTGGGCCAGCAACGCAATGGCACAGCGCTTGGCCGCGGCGGCACCTGTCTGGACGTCCATGTCATCGCCCAACGTGCCGGTGATCAATCCGTTTTCGTCCGCGGAAATCTGACCAGAGACATAGACGGTATCCCCAACCTTGACCCACGGTACATAATTGGCCGCAGGTGCGGGCGCATCGGGCAATGTGACACCCAGTTCCTTCAGTTTCGCTTCAAAGCCCATAAGAGATCCTCCATCTCGCGTTTCGGCGCGGACGCTAACCGGGACATCACCCCGCGAAAAGCAAAAAATCAGCTCTCGCGGAATGCCTTGGTGAAATAATCCGCGAGCGGTTTGACCAGATAAGTGATCGGGGACCGGTCATCCGTGCGGATAAAGCTTTCAACCGGCATGCCCGGAATGAGCGTTGTTCCCTCGGGCAGGCGATTGACCTCGCCTTCGTTCAACACGATCTCAGCGCGATAAAACGACACCTGACTGGCCTGATCTTCGAACGCATCGGCCGAAACCTGTGTCACGGTACCGAACAGCTCGGGTGTCTCGCGCTGGTCCAGCGCCGAAAACCGCAGGCTGACCGTCTGCCCGACAAAGATCTTGTCGATATGGATCGGATCCACGCGTGACGCGATCACCAGCGGGCGATCCTGGGGCACGAGAAACAGAACCGGATCAGCGGGACGGATCACAGAGCGCGGCGTATGCACCTGCAACCCATAAACGATCCCCGACACCGGGGCCGTGATGTCCAGACGATCCAATCGCTCTTGTAAACTGCGGCGCTGTTCTGCCAGTTCCAGCTCGCGGTATTGCAGATCGCGCAGGCGCGTGATCGCATCTTCGCGCTGGCGCGTGCCGAGTTTCAGAATCTCAATCTCGATCTCTGTTATCCGCCCTTCGGCCTGGGCCTCGGACGCGGTCAGCTCTCCCAATGACCCATCCAGATTGGCCGCTGTCCGTCGCAAATTCAAAACCGTGGCCGCCTGTGCCAGACCGCGATCCAGCAGCGATTGCTGGTTTTCCAGTTCTTCGTTGATCAACTCCAACTGCACCACAAGTGACGCCTGCTGGGCCTTGATCCCGATAATCTGATCGGTGATCTGGCCCCGTCTCTTGCCCAATTGTTCGATTTCACGCGCGGTGGAATCCGCCCGCGCCTGAAACAGACGTTCCTGTCCCGCCACCAGCTCTGCGACCATGCCGCGTTCGGCGGCAATCGCAAGCAGTTCAAGGTCAAAGGCGATAAAGTCATTCCCATCCCGCTCGGCTTCGAGCCGACCCCGCCGGGCCATCAGTTCGAACAGCTGTCCTTCGACGATCAGCTTTTGCGATTGCAGCAAATTGGAATCCAACCGAATGAGCGGCTGCCCCAGTTCTACCGTGTCGCCTTCCTCGACCAGGATTTCAGCGACAACGCCGCCGTCCAGGTGTTGAACGATCTGGCGGTTTCGATCCACTTCCAGCCGGCCTGGCGCAATAATGGCCCCGGCAATCGTGGCCTGGACGGCCCAGAATCCGAACCCCCCGACCAGCGTGATCAGTGCCAGAACCCCGATAATAATCGGTCGCTTGGCGGACCATGCGCTTTGTTCGCTCATTGTACGCCTCCCATGGCAGCAGATTTCTTCAGTTCCTTGTGGTTGGCGACCATTTCGCGCATGACCTGATCCTTGGGACCAAAGGCCGAGCGCATGCCGCCCTCCAATACCAATAGGGTGTCACACTCCTGAATGGCCGCGGGTCTGTGGGCCATGATCAGCACCGATTTTCCCGCCTCCTTCAGGGCCCGGATCGCCGAGTTCAAAGCCTGCGACCCTTCGTTGTCGAGGTTCGAATTGGGTTCGTCCAGAATCACGATGACCGGGCTGTCGTACAACGCCCGCGCCAGGGCGATGCGCTGCATCTGTCCCCCGCTCAATCGTCCGCCACCGGCGCTGACACGGGTGTCGTAGCCATCAGGCAGTTTGACGATCATGTCATGGGCCGCGGCCAGTTTGGCGGCGGCCACGACCTTTTGCGCGTCCGGTTGTTGGGCCAGGCGGGCAATATTCTGGGCAATTGTGCCCTCAAACAGCTGAACCCGCTGTGGCAGATACCCAATGTGCCGCCCCAGAACATCTGGTGCATATTGATCCAATGCGGCCCCATCCAGACGGACGCTTCCGCCTGCCGGACGCCACACCCCGGTCAATGCCCGGGCCAATGTGGATTTTCCCGCCCCGGACGGGCCGATCACGCCAACAGCCTGACCGGGTTCGACCCGGAAACTGACGGTGCGCAGCTGGGCTCGGGTATCGCCGGGTGGCACCACGGTCAGCGACTGCACATCGAGTTTCGCCTTGGGTTTGGGCAGATCGGTTCGCGGATCTTCGGGTGGCATCTTGGACAGCAACTCTCCCAGCGAACTCCAACCTTTGGTCGCGCGCTGTACCATCGCCCACTGACCAATGGCCAACTCGATCGGGGCCAACGCCCGTCCCAACAGAATCGACCCTGCGATCATTGCACCAGGTGTGATTTCGTTCAGCAGCACCAGATAGGCACCCAACCCCAACATCGCAGATTGCAAAAGCATCCGCAGTGTTTTGGTCAATGACGTGAACGAGCCACCGACATCCGTCGCCGCCACAGTTTCCATCAACGACGCATCCCGCGCCAGCTTCCAGCGTTCAAAGGCCGCGCTGCGCATCCCCATGGCCTGGATCAGCTCGGCTTCGGTGCGAATTTCTTCGCTCATCAGGTTGGCATGGTGGGACGAAATATTCGCCTTGGTGGTGGGGCCACGCGACAGGGCCTGGTTCACAAAGGTGATCATGACCAGCAACACGCCGCCCGCGATCGCCAACATTCCCAACCAGGGGTGAAACAACGCAATTCCGGCCAAAAAGAACGGTGTCCACGGAATGTCGAACCCGGCCAGCAGAACCGGCGAGGAAATCAGGCGCTGAATCGATTCCAGATCGGCCAACCCGGTTTGGGCCGTTGGATCAGGTGCCTGGGACGATCGACGAATCATCGCATCAAAAACACGTTTGTCCAATGTGGCCTGAAACCGTGCGCCAACCCGCGCCATCACGCGCCCGCGTGTATAGTCCAGGACCCCCATGGTGCCATAAAGAAACACCACAAGCAGCGTCAACGCGACCAGAGTTTCCTCGGACCGGCTGCCCAGAACCCGATCATAGACTTGCAACATATATATAGGACCTGTGAGCATCAGCAGATTAGCAAAAAAGCTGAATACTCCCACGATCCAAAAAAGAGTGCGGCTTTGACGCCGTGCTGAACGTAATTCTTCCAGCCCTTTGTTTTGCAGATGCCCTGCCATTATTCTATTTCTTCCATCCTGCGTTTGAGCTAGTTCACCATAATATGGCTAGTAAACCGAGACTCGAATATCGCCTGTTTCCAAATTGCCACAACTTTATTAAGTCAGGGCCTCCGCACTGGGAAAAGCCCTCAATGCCTATAGATGTTGCCGATCTGCTGACAACACCTGAACAACTGGACTAATAGACCAATGAGTCTGACGCCGCGACCATTTTTGTTTATCTGCGCCACACTTCTGTGCGGTCTGTTGTCCGCCTGTGCAAAACCGACACCAGAGCAAAAAGCCTCGGGTGTGGTTTTTGATCCTTACGAAGAAACCAATCGGTCGCTGCACGAATTCAACCTTGGTGTGGACAAGGCGCTGTTTCGCCCCGCGTCCAAAGGATATGTGTCAATTGTCCCTGAACCTTTGGTCACGAGCTTCAGCTATTTTACTGAAAACCTGTCGATGCCCGGTCAGATGGTCAACGCGTTGCTGCAGGGGGATCTAAGAACTGCGGGCAGCGCCGTTTCCCGCTTTCTCATCAATACCACTGTGGGGTTTGCCGGGTTGGCAGATCCGGCCAGCGATTTTGAGATCCCCGAAGTAGACACCGATTTTGGCGAAACATTGCACGTCTGGGGGGCCGGAGAGGGCTTCTACCTAGAAATTCCCCTATATGGTCCTTCGACCTCGCGCGATGCGGTTGGGTTGGTTGTCGATCTCTTTACCAACCCGATGGGCTATGCCACGCATAATCCCGTCGACAACATCACGGTATACGCGGAAATCGTCCGACGGATGGGGGATCGCGGAAATTACTCGGATACGATCGACGCAATCCTGTATGAAAGCGCCGATAGCTATTCCCAGCTGCGCCTGCTCTATATGCAGAACCGCCGGTTTGAGCTGGGACAAACGGATGAAGCAAACGAGATCGACCCGTTCGAACTGGACACAGAGGGATTCTGAGACATGTACCGCCGCACTTTCCTGATGGGCCTTGGGGCCACCATTGCATCGGTTCCACAAAAACTGTGGGCTTTGAACGAAGCTGGTGCCCGCACGCTGATTGATACGCTGGTCAAAGACATCAACAAGGTGATCGCGTCAGGAAAATCCGAACCCGCCATGTATCGCGAGTTCGAGCGGATTTTCAAACGGTACAGCGACACATCCTATATTTCGGCCTATGCCATGGGCGTCGATGCCCGCCGGGCCTCCAGCTCCCAGAAACGGGCGTTCTCCAAAGCATTCCAAGGGTATATCGCCCGAAAATATGGACGTCGGTTTCGCGAATTCATTGGCGGCCGCCTGGAGGTTACAGGCGTGAAAAAGGTCAAGAAGTGGTACGAAGTCAGCACCATTGCCTATCTCCAGGGTGAATCTCCCTTTGAAGTCACATTCCTGGTGTCGGACAGATCTGGCAAGAACCTGTTCTTTAACATGTTCATCGAAGGCGTGAACCTGCTGTTGACCGAACGCACCGAAGTCGGCGCGCTGCTGGACAAACGAAAAGGCAATATTGATCAGATGATTTCGGACCTGTCAAAAGCCGGATAATCTGCGGTTTTTGTGTTTTGAGGATTGCGGGAAGACGCTTTGGGTGTCTTCCCGTTTTTGTTTTCGGCAGCGCCGGTGAGGCACCAAGCCCGTCAATACGGCCTTGGCACATGTGGTCTCACCAGGGTGGCTCAGTTACCAAAGATATCTTTCAGGATCTGATCCACAACCCCGCCAATACCCCCATTCTGCCCGCCGCTGCGCGATGGGCTACGCTTTGGTGTAAACTTGGGTGGCAAAGGTTTGGGAGCTTTCAAGGGCAGTGGAACCGGGGTTAACCCCTCATGAACCCGTGTCATGACCTCATTCCAGATTTCGGCTGGAAGCCCGCCGCCCGTGACACCGGTCAATGGTGTGTTGTCATCATATCCCATCCAGACGCCGGCCACATATTCCGCGGTGAACCCGATGAACCAGGCATCGCGCGCGGCCTGGGTTGTGCCTGTCTTGCCCGCGACCTGCCATCCCGGCAATTGGGCCCGGGCCCCGGTGCCTTCGGAAACGACTTTTTCCATCATCCACATCAGTTCCTGCGCGGCCTGTGTCTGGATCACGCGTTCGCCGATGCCGCCCTGAGATCCCATCAACGCCGTCTGATCCCCCTGCAACCGCAGTTCGATCAGACCATAGGGCGTCACCGAAGACCCGCCGTTCAGAATCCCGGCATAGGCACCGGTCATTTCGATCAGCGTGCTTTCTGATGCCCCCAGCGCCAAGGCCGGACCCAACGCCAGATCATTATCAATGCCAAATTCGCTGGCCACCCGCCGGACCTTGTCCCGCCCAACCGATTCCGACACTTTGATCGCCGGAATGTTCAGGGAATCCCGCAGTGCCTGCCACAACGGCACCTCACCCTGGAATTTTTTGGTATAGTTCTTTGGGCAGTATTCGCCGGACCCGGGGATGTTCATGCAATAGGGCGCATCCAGAACCAGATCATAAGGCGAATAGCCCAATTCCAATGCCGTCGCATAGACAAAGGGTTTAAACGACGACCCGGTCTGGCGTTTGGCCTGCGTTGCCCGATTGAACACGCCAGAGACCTGCGCCTTGCGCCCACCGACCATCGCCCGCACAGCTCCATCCGCGCTCATCACCACGATGGCGGCCTGCGCCTTGGATCCCTCGCGCACCTTTTCCTGAAAGATAAAGGCCAACGCCTCTTCGGCGGATTTTTGCAGCCGTTGGTCCAACGTCGTCCGGATGATCACGTCTTCGGTTGTGTTGGTGCCCAGAAAATCGGGCATGACATCCATCACCCAATCCGCAAAATACCCACCGGCCCGTGCCGAGGCCGCCTCGCTCAACTCTGCCGGATAATCCTGGGCCGCCTTGGCCTGGGCTGCGGTCAGATACTCCTGTTCTTCCATCAGACCGACGATCACATTGGCCCGGTTCTGCGCGCGGGTCAGGTTGTTGGTCGGGGCATAGCGCGTCGGCGCAACCAGCAGTCCGGCCAACATGGCCGCTTCGGACGGGTTCACCTCGGCTGCGGATTTGCCGAAATACCGCTGGCTGGCGGCTTCGAACCCACGGGCCCCAGCCCCCAGAAATGCCCGGTTCATATAAATGGTCAGGATTTCGTCCTTGGTGTATTTCACCTCCATCGCCATCGAGAAGATGGCTTCCTTGACCTTGCGCCACAGCGTGCCACGCCGACAGTCCGCTTCATATTCCCGTTCGCTCATCCCGGATTTGGGATTGTAAGGTTCGCCCAGACACAACAGCTTGGCCGTTTGCTGTGTGATGGTCGATCCACCGTGGCCGGACAAAGGCCCGCGGCCTTCACGCAGGTTGATGCGCACGGCGCTGGCCACACCGCGCGGCGAAATGCCAAAGTGGCTGTAGAACCGTTTGTCTTCGGTGGCGACAATCGCGTTTTTCAGATGCGGTGACACGCTTTGTGTCGTGACCACCCCCCCGAATTGATCACCGCGCCAGGCAAAAACCTGACCGTTGCGATCCAGCATGGTCACCGACCCGCGCGCCCGGCCATCCAACAGGGCGGTCACATCAGGCAACCCGATATAGATATAGCCGACAGCCATCGCGATCAGCAGGGCAACCACCATGCCCATGCGCCAGACAAATCCCCAGATCAACCCAAAGATCCAACCAAAGAATCTGGTGATCGCCCCCCGGATCCGGCCGGGTCCCCGCCCCTTGCCGCCGCCCTTGGTCCTGCGTGAGGAGGCCGGTTTGGAACTGGTTTTGGCGTTTGCCCGTTTCGGCTTGCTCCCGCCCCAGAATTTCAGCCGCGCCATTATCCCCGTGCGTTTGGTGCGCGAAGACCGCGTGCGCGCCGCTGGTTTGGGACGCGATTTGGGCTTGGGTTTGGCTTTTGCCTTGGGCTTTGACTGCCCGGATGGGTATCGCCGTTCCGCCACCAGGGGAGGTTTGCGCCGTGGAGAATCTGTCATGCTGGAACGCTGCTCGGTTTTTGTGTTTGCCACACAATACAGTGGTCGGGCCGCTTTGTTGAGGGGCGGTTGCCAGTGTTTTTCCCTTCTTATTGCGTCCAGTAATTAGGCATACCCGATGATTCCCGCCATTTTTGCGCGCAAATGCGGCAAACCCAGATCGGATTTGCACCGGAATTGTTCCCTTGCTGCACCGCAGCCGTTTTGCTGCAGGTGCGAAAAGAATGGCAAGACGCCTGACTTACTCGGCCAAAACTGGGGACATGACGTGAAACTCATCATTGCAACAATCAAACCGTTCAAGCTCGAAGAGGTGCGTCTCGCGCTGACCGATATTGGCATTCGCGGCTTGATGGTGACCGAAATCAAAGGGTTTGGATCACAGTCCGGACATACCGAAATCTACCGCGGTGCAGAATATGCGGTGAATTTCGTGCCCAAGATCAAGCTGGAGCTGGTCGTCGCCTCGGATCAGGTCGATCAGGTTCTCGAAGCAATCACCAAAAGCGCCCGTACCGGCAAGATCGGCGATGGCAAGATCTTTGTTCTGGACGTTCTCCAGGCCATGCGGGTGCGCACCGGCGAAACCGATCAGGACGCGCTGTAACACTGCCGCACCTGCGCGCCTCAACAGACAATCAAGGATAGACCAAGATGGACAACATGAAACTCATGCCCGCCCTGGGTGCGGTCGCAACGGTCGCGCTGCTGCCGGGGCTGGCCTTTGCCGAAGAAGCTGGCCCGACGGCTGGCGTAAACCCATCGACCGACACCGTTTTCATTCTCAATTCGCTGCTGTTTCTGGTCGGCGGCTTTCTGGTGTTCTTCATGGCCGCCGGATTTGCCATGCTCGAAGCCGGGCTGGTGCGGGCCAAGAATGTGACCATGCAGCTGACCAAGAACATGGCCCTGTTTTCCCTGGCCGCGATCTTTTATTGGCTGATCGGATACAACCTGATGTACCCACTGGGCAGCTGGTCGGTCGAAGGCGTTCTGTCGGGTGTATTCGGACCCGGCGTGCTCGAAGCTGTCGGGATCACCGCCGATCAGGCGGATGACTATTCCTATGCCTCGACTGGGTCGGACTTTTTCTTTCAGCTGATGTTCTGTGCGGCCACCGCATCGATCGTGTCGGGCACTGTGGCCGAACGGATCAAACTGTGGCCCTTCCTGATCTTTACCATTGTTCTGACAGCCGTAATCTACCCGCTGCAGGCATCGTGGAAATGGGGCGGAGGTTTTCTGGATCAGGCCGGGTTCCTGGATTTTGCCGGATCAACCGTTGTGCATTCGGTGGGCGGCTGGGCCGCGCTGACAGGTGCCATCATTCTGGGTCCGCGTCTGGGCAAATACAAAGACGGTCGCACCCATCCGATCCCGGGTTCAAATCTGGCGCTGGCCACATTGGGTACCTTTATCTTGTGGATGGGCTGGTTCGGGTTCAATGGCGGGTCGCAACTGGCCATGGGCTCCATTGGCGATGTTGCTGACG
Protein-coding regions in this window:
- a CDS encoding P-II family nitrogen regulator; this translates as MKLIIATIKPFKLEEVRLALTDIGIRGLMVTEIKGFGSQSGHTEIYRGAEYAVNFVPKIKLELVVASDQVDQVLEAITKSARTGKIGDGKIFVLDVLQAMRVRTGETDQDAL
- a CDS encoding type I secretion system permease/ATPase, yielding MAGHLQNKGLEELRSARRQSRTLFWIVGVFSFFANLLMLTGPIYMLQVYDRVLGSRSEETLVALTLLVVFLYGTMGVLDYTRGRVMARVGARFQATLDKRVFDAMIRRSSQAPDPTAQTGLADLESIQRLISSPVLLAGFDIPWTPFFLAGIALFHPWLGMLAIAGGVLLVMITFVNQALSRGPTTKANISSHHANLMSEEIRTEAELIQAMGMRSAAFERWKLARDASLMETVAATDVGGSFTSLTKTLRMLLQSAMLGLGAYLVLLNEITPGAMIAGSILLGRALAPIELAIGQWAMVQRATKGWSSLGELLSKMPPEDPRTDLPKPKAKLDVQSLTVVPPGDTRAQLRTVSFRVEPGQAVGVIGPSGAGKSTLARALTGVWRPAGGSVRLDGAALDQYAPDVLGRHIGYLPQRVQLFEGTIAQNIARLAQQPDAQKVVAAAKLAAAHDMIVKLPDGYDTRVSAGGGRLSGGQMQRIALARALYDSPVIVILDEPNSNLDNEGSQALNSAIRALKEAGKSVLIMAHRPAAIQECDTLLVLEGGMRSAFGPKDQVMREMVANHKELKKSAAMGGVQ
- a CDS encoding HlyD family type I secretion periplasmic adaptor subunit; its protein translation is MSEQSAWSAKRPIIIGVLALITLVGGFGFWAVQATIAGAIIAPGRLEVDRNRQIVQHLDGGVVAEILVEEGDTVELGQPLIRLDSNLLQSQKLIVEGQLFELMARRGRLEAERDGNDFIAFDLELLAIAAERGMVAELVAGQERLFQARADSTAREIEQLGKRRGQITDQIIGIKAQQASLVVQLELINEELENQQSLLDRGLAQAATVLNLRRTAANLDGSLGELTASEAQAEGRITEIEIEILKLGTRQREDAITRLRDLQYRELELAEQRRSLQERLDRLDITAPVSGIVYGLQVHTPRSVIRPADPVLFLVPQDRPLVIASRVDPIHIDKIFVGQTVSLRFSALDQRETPELFGTVTQVSADAFEDQASQVSFYRAEIVLNEGEVNRLPEGTTLIPGMPVESFIRTDDRSPITYLVKPLADYFTKAFRES
- a CDS encoding RidA family protein, with the protein product MGFEAKLKELGVTLPDAPAPAANYVPWVKVGDTVYVSGQISADENGLITGTLGDDMDVQTGAAAAKRCAIALLAQVKAACDGDLDRLVKVVKLGGFVNSTADFTQQPMVINGASDFLVEALGDAGRHARSAVSSPSLPLGVAVEIDGVFQVK
- a CDS encoding ammonium transporter — its product is MKLMPALGAVATVALLPGLAFAEEAGPTAGVNPSTDTVFILNSLLFLVGGFLVFFMAAGFAMLEAGLVRAKNVTMQLTKNMALFSLAAIFYWLIGYNLMYPLGSWSVEGVLSGVFGPGVLEAVGITADQADDYSYASTGSDFFFQLMFCAATASIVSGTVAERIKLWPFLIFTIVLTAVIYPLQASWKWGGGFLDQAGFLDFAGSTVVHSVGGWAALTGAIILGPRLGKYKDGRTHPIPGSNLALATLGTFILWMGWFGFNGGSQLAMGSIGDVADVSRIFSNTNAAAAGGAVAALILTQLLFKKPDLTMILNGALAGLVAITAEPLTPGLGLATLIGAIGGVIVVFTVPFLDRLKIDDVVGAIPVHLVCGIWGTIAVVLSNPEASVMTQLYGIAVVGAFVIVTSSALWYVLKITLGIRVSEEEEINGLDMAELGMEAYPEFSRS
- a CDS encoding ABC transporter substrate-binding protein; translation: MYRRTFLMGLGATIASVPQKLWALNEAGARTLIDTLVKDINKVIASGKSEPAMYREFERIFKRYSDTSYISAYAMGVDARRASSSQKRAFSKAFQGYIARKYGRRFREFIGGRLEVTGVKKVKKWYEVSTIAYLQGESPFEVTFLVSDRSGKNLFFNMFIEGVNLLLTERTEVGALLDKRKGNIDQMISDLSKAG
- a CDS encoding VacJ family lipoprotein, translating into MSLTPRPFLFICATLLCGLLSACAKPTPEQKASGVVFDPYEETNRSLHEFNLGVDKALFRPASKGYVSIVPEPLVTSFSYFTENLSMPGQMVNALLQGDLRTAGSAVSRFLINTTVGFAGLADPASDFEIPEVDTDFGETLHVWGAGEGFYLEIPLYGPSTSRDAVGLVVDLFTNPMGYATHNPVDNITVYAEIVRRMGDRGNYSDTIDAILYESADSYSQLRLLYMQNRRFELGQTDEANEIDPFELDTEGF
- a CDS encoding PBP1A family penicillin-binding protein; amino-acid sequence: MTDSPRRKPPLVAERRYPSGQSKPKAKAKPKPKSRPKPAARTRSSRTKRTGIMARLKFWGGSKPKRANAKTSSKPASSRRTKGGGKGRGPGRIRGAITRFFGWIFGLIWGFVWRMGMVVALLIAMAVGYIYIGLPDVTALLDGRARGSVTMLDRNGQVFAWRGDQFGGVVTTQSVSPHLKNAIVATEDKRFYSHFGISPRGVASAVRINLREGRGPLSGHGGSTITQQTAKLLCLGEPYNPKSGMSEREYEADCRRGTLWRKVKEAIFSMAMEVKYTKDEILTIYMNRAFLGAGARGFEAASQRYFGKSAAEVNPSEAAMLAGLLVAPTRYAPTNNLTRAQNRANVIVGLMEEQEYLTAAQAKAAQDYPAELSEAASARAGGYFADWVMDVMPDFLGTNTTEDVIIRTTLDQRLQKSAEEALAFIFQEKVREGSKAQAAIVVMSADGAVRAMVGGRKAQVSGVFNRATQAKRQTGSSFKPFVYATALELGYSPYDLVLDAPYCMNIPGSGEYCPKNYTKKFQGEVPLWQALRDSLNIPAIKVSESVGRDKVRRVASEFGIDNDLALGPALALGASESTLIEMTGAYAGILNGGSSVTPYGLIELRLQGDQTALMGSQGGIGERVIQTQAAQELMWMMEKVVSEGTGARAQLPGWQVAGKTGTTQAARDAWFIGFTAEYVAGVWMGYDDNTPLTGVTGGGLPAEIWNEVMTRVHEGLTPVPLPLKAPKPLPPKFTPKRSPSRSGGQNGGIGGVVDQILKDIFGN